The window CATTGTTCATGATTGGGTATCTTGTACGTCCATCACATTAACTCGTTTTCTATTGGCTTCCTTTCCtatagtaaataaaaaaaggacagaagtaGGGACTCTATCTTGTGTTTGGATCTatgatgttttatttctctaaaaGATAAACAAGTAATCATGTTTTCAGTTACAACGTTGGACTTGCTGGATTAAAAGATCTTCTACGCGTCACCTGAGGCATAGTTGCGTGCTATGTAATGGATCATTTGTGTCCTGCGGGCGTTTGACTCCACGGTAACTTTATTTTGTGGCCGTGCAAAATCAACTCTGAAGTCCGTTGGGTGAGGCCTCTTCTCTTTCTAAATGAACTGCTAGTTATAATATGGAATTGCTTGAGTAACACAGGCAGCCATGTATGTAGACTCAGCTATAACATTTTGTCAGACCGTATCTGGGGGCATGTATAAAACCGACCCATAGTCTTCGGTGcaattaaatcacattttacGTTATAGAGCTATAATGCAATCAGTTAATACATTGCTATTGTATTGTACTCTAAAAAATTGTCGCTGATGTTGATACCTTTTGGAAGTAGTCCTATGTATGGCAACATGCCATTCAACTAAGCAGATGGGGCAAAATATACTACCACACCGACTCTAAACAGTATGTTACAGTACGTAAAATCACGTTTACGTTCATTCTGATAATGCTTTCATCCTAGTTTCATCCTagttaaaacatgtaaaatactttgttgttgttaggtTCAAACCCACAATCCAGATGACAATTACACAGCCTACAATCAGAGACCCaacagctgtttctgcaacttGAACTGTAACCTATGCTGCTGATAGACAACCGTTTTTTGCAGAGTTCTGGCACTCAATCGAGTGTGAACATTCTCCTTCCAGCCGTACTACCTCATCTGAGATGGAGACACCCAAACCCTTGTCTGTGAGAGCAGGACGATCCACAAATTCCTCAGAATTAAGAGTTCAGCAGGATTCCGTACTGGCAAAGTATGTTTAAGTTTCAAAGAATTTTGACCATGGCCTCAAAAGTGCTTAAGCAATCTTCTCAAACGTTTTAATCGCACTGAAAAGACATGGCCATGGCATGGTAACCTTCGTTTCTGCATTCTCCTACagtattttatttcttaaacTCACTAAAACTCTTTGCAGTGACATTGCTGTTTACTCTCCCAGGTATATAGATCGCTTTCGACATGGTCGACCGCGGAGTCGTGAGGAACGCAAGCAAGGCCCTTCTGACAATGGAGAGAAGCAGCAGCCTTTTTGGTGGATGTCACCCTCATCTTCACCCTGCAGTTCAACACCCACtaaaacaacagacaaatgTGCATTCTCTTTTAATGTTGGGGTTATTTGCTGTTTCCATCAACCCCCTAACACCAATATGAAACACAACCTTGTTGGTTACCTCTGCACAGATGGTATCCAGCCTCTGAAGTATGACCATGGATTTGCCATTTTCAGTCCAGATGGGCAGCATCGACATGACAGATCCCTTTCCCCATGCAGAAGATCCCTTAGTGTGAGTTTAATGTGATTTAGCCACAATTTAGCTGGTTATGTAATTCTCTGATATATAGAAAGCACTTGTGCATTGTTTTTAGGAAACAAATGACATATTAATGCATGtttctttcttcaaaatgtGGGTCTGCATACTAACCCGGTTTATGCCAGGTTTGTCTGAAGTGTCTTCAAGAGAGTCATCCTATACTGCAAAGTGCACATAAATCTTTACATTCTGACACCACacaacatttccattttgaGATGTCTGTGTTTACTGAATACCTGAGAAGCAGTTGTTTATGGTGTCTTATACATTTACGGCTTGTTCAACCTGCTTGTGTCAAATGTACCCCCCTCACAAAATTATAAAAGGagctatttatatattatttgccAGAGCATGTGATTCAGATCAGATTTGCTTACTCAAATGCTGCAAATGTGATTACttagttttattcatttacaccCTATtgactattattattaaaatatgaaGAGCAAAATGTCACTTGTTCAGtgttctgtctgttttttctgTTCCTCAGATGTTGTCGGACGCCTCTCAAGGGGAATTTGATGACACAGAGATACAACACCTGCAGGAAAAGGCTAGCAGACTCCTGCTGAAAGGGTATGATGACCACATAGTAACGCTAATGGTAAATTATTACATTCCTTCAATGCAAGTCACTCTTTTTCTGTCTGACAGGGAATGCACTCAGAGTGATGGATCAAACCCAGTCAGCTCAGAGGGCCTGGAAACCTCCgatttttcttctcctgtcagTGTATATGAGCATGAGCGGAGACCTTTTATTCCCTTTGAGACAAGAGTATCAGgtaataacacatttttagatGAGGTTTTTTCACTTCTTTTCAATTTTAACTTGCTCAATActgttgtggtggcgggcgtggtttcggctcggctgcaggggagaggtacggtatttggggtaccacttggggggtgggcaggtgcgtcctcaggtagacaagacagcggcaaatgcagcctgcccgcgccccaagacgaaaaaggaggtgaggcggtttttagggctggcgggttactataggcggttcatcgccggctttgcggacctcaccagccccttgaccgacctgatccggaaaggtgcgtcagatccggtccagtggtcggagcagtgccagcgggcgtttgagaaggtaaaacagactctctgtggggagccactcctccacacacccaacatttctctcccccctgcagccgagccgaaaccacaaCTGTTTTTCCTTATGCACCTACTTTGTTATATTTTTTcacgattgttttttttaaatattctgtgCATTTTTGTCATTTACAGAAAAGATCATCTCAGAGTCCGTTCAGACCATGTTCTGCCAAAATTCCTCTGTCCTTCCTTTTGTGGTGCCGCCCACACGGCGGGAAGAGGACATCTTGTTCCAGTGGCGTTTAAGGAGAAAGATTGAGCAGGCCAGGGAGGGATCGCAATCCCTGCAACACTCCAGTCTTCATGATCCCACATCTAACTGGCCGGCACCCAGTTCAAGCTGCCTCTCTGCCAGTGGAGCGGCTTACAAGGTCGGGGTCAAAATGTCTAATACATATGTTGTGTTTAATCTACTGTACCAGGCAAAAGTTTCCTTCAATCgcatgagaaagtgtgtccaaattTCGATTGGTACTGAATGTTTGAGATTTACATAATTACTTTATGTTCCTTCTTGttcctctctgttctttcttgcagccacagcagcctccAGAATTCTCACAGCAATCTTCACAGCCACACATCATCGCACCCCGGCCACAAATCATTGAAGCCCCCAGATCATGTCCCCAAGCTGCAGATCCATCTCCCTTCCCTGCCTTAGTTGTCTCTAGCTCTTCAGTCTCTCAACCAAAAGTTATTGCGCAAGTGCCTGCCCACATGCATTTACTCTGTGACGTCTTGCCCTGTCCCCTCCAGTCATCTCTTGCAAGCATCCATCAACATCTTTCTGAAGATATTGATGAGTCTCAGACAAAGGTTGTCTGTGAAAAGACCCAAATGCCGGGGAACTCGATACATCATTTCACTAAGGAACGGGATTGTGAGCATATGCCTTCCCTACCATCCTCTGCAGCTATGGGACGAGTGGAGCTTATTCACCACAGCAGGTCTGAGGGGGAAAGGGAAGAGGAATCCCAGACAAGAGAGTCTGAGGCAAAGAAGGCGCGGTCCATCGGAAAGCAGAAGAAATCCACAAGGTAGTCTTGAAAGACATGCACAAAGGGtggaaaaaaggggaaagaatCAAGGTTGAATGCGCAACtctgtttgtatttttgcaGATGTGCTGCGCAAAAGGAACGCGCTGATGGGCCCGCTGCTACAAACAGAAGGTTTTCATATAAATCTGTTTCCAAAACCGTTGTGCAGAAGGCagaacagcagcaacaggaagGAAGCCAGGGGTTTTCCAGGGGGAGCTCTGCTGCCGATCACGCGGCGCCCACGTCTCCGATCCACAGCACCCTAGGACAGGTTGGACAGTTATTTTCTCTATTGCTCTGGAAGTAGTGTGATTAATACAGGAGTGTTTGTGAAAGCTATTTGCTTATTTCGCCTTCATGGTTTCCCTTCTGTCAGAACAACTTAATAACTGGCCAGCAATTCACGCAACAAACTGAAATATTTGTGTTGCTGTTCAAAATACAGTAGTTGGGTAGTTTTCTTCAAAAAATCTACTTTTGAGTTATTGTCATATCAAATAATTTAACATACACTGGTGTTGTCAATCCATTTTAGAATGAAATGAACATATCATAAATTGCGCGTCCATCACTCTCCCAACTTTATGTTTGGAAGTTATACATGATCATCGGGTGATGTACGACGTTATggtaattaaagctgcattaaTCAGTAGGGTGTTCTTATTTGGACCTTGACAGGTAGTTTCGGAGGTATTATTTCCCACGGTGGATCCATCTCCTGGACTGAAGTCCCCGGTCTTGTCAGTTTCTCCTCCTTGTGCTGCCTCTGAACCTCCACAATCCTCAGTTCCCCCAGCAACTGCACACAACTCTATGGAGGTCATTTCCCAGCTGCTGCAAGAAGCTGAAGGTGAGCCTATAGgagcaaagaccccccccccatatttaGCCTGTAGTATATGGTGGAGAATCCACATCACTTCAGGTTCAAACTCCAAGGGCTTCTTTGGAAATGCTGTAACATTTGTCATCTAACTTATGATGAATTTTCCCTTGGTCATAACTTGCTGCTTTCCAAGGGTTTGATCTGTACATACTTATTGTGTTTTGCTTCTGAACggtcttatttatttgttcttcaGATTCAGATGAAAAAGAGTTTGAAGATGACCCTTTATTACAAGTTCTTCGCAGGCAGAGGAAATGGGTAAAGAAGCGGATCAGGTAAACTAATAACCTATATATAAAACTTGTTATGCAAGCCCAATTCTTTGTTATTTATGTAAATGTCCTCAGAAGACCATTCATCTTTAAATACTATGAATTGTGGCTTTAATGATAATGTTAATGataatatttttttgttcttataGTGAAGTAGACTCCATGTTGAATGAATTCCTGGAAGAGTGACAAGTTACTTGGCCGTTGACAAGACCCCCCTGATgcactttttaaagaaataaagtttattttttcatttccacattAGAGTTTGGTGATATGTTTGCGTGTATCATCAATCACAACACAGTGCATTTTACAAAGGTTGCACACAAAAATAGCAATTTGAACGCAGAATATTTACAAAGACTGGTTCCTT is drawn from Pungitius pungitius chromosome 11, fPunPun2.1, whole genome shotgun sequence and contains these coding sequences:
- the proser3 gene encoding proline and serine-rich protein 3, which codes for METPKPLSVRAGRSTNSSELRVQQDSVLAKYIDRFRHGRPRSREERKQGPSDNGEKQQPFWWMSPSSSPCSSTPTKTTDKYGIQPLKYDHGFAIFSPDGQHRHDRSLSPCRRSLSMLSDASQGEFDDTEIQHLQEKASRLLLKGECTQSDGSNPVSSEGLETSDFSSPVSVYEHERRPFIPFETRVSEKIISESVQTMFCQNSSVLPFVVPPTRREEDILFQWRLRRKIEQAREGSQSLQHSSLHDPTSNWPAPSSSCLSASGAAYKPQQPPEFSQQSSQPHIIAPRPQIIEAPRSCPQAADPSPFPALVVSSSSVSQPKVIAQVPAHMHLLCDVLPCPLQSSLASIHQHLSEDIDESQTKVVCEKTQMPGNSIHHFTKERDCEHMPSLPSSAAMGRVELIHHSRSEGEREEESQTRESEAKKARSIGKQKKSTRCAAQKERADGPAATNRRFSYKSVSKTVVQKAEQQQQEGSQGFSRGSSAADHAAPTSPIHSTLGQVVSEVLFPTVDPSPGLKSPVLSVSPPCAASEPPQSSVPPATAHNSMEVISQLLQEAEDSDEKEFEDDPLLQVLRRQRKWVKKRISEVDSMLNEFLEE